The following proteins are encoded in a genomic region of Streptococcus cristatus AS 1.3089:
- a CDS encoding M42 family metallopeptidase produces MNQTVQYLQELTAIPSPTGFTAEVADYLVQTLEGLGYEPVRTNKGGVHVVVKGENDAQHRVVTAHVDTLGAIVRAVKPDGRLKLDRIGGFPWNMIEGENCLVHVASSGKTISGTILVHQTSCHVYKDAGTVERTQDNMEVRLDEKVTSEKETRDLGIEVGDFISFDPRTTVTESGFIKSRFLDDKVSAAILINLLRVYKEENIQLPVTTHFAFSVFEEVGHGANSSLPEQAVEYLAVDMGAMGDDQQTDEYTVSICVKDASGPYHYGFRQHLVNLAKEQDIPYKLDIYPFYGSDASAAMSAGAEVKHALLGAGIESSHSYERTHIDSVVAAERMVNAYLRSGLVE; encoded by the coding sequence ATGAATCAAACTGTTCAATATTTACAAGAATTAACGGCTATCCCTTCTCCAACAGGCTTTACAGCTGAGGTGGCGGACTATTTGGTACAAACGCTGGAAGGCTTGGGCTATGAGCCTGTTCGGACCAATAAAGGCGGCGTTCATGTCGTGGTTAAGGGAGAAAATGATGCTCAACATCGTGTCGTGACGGCCCATGTGGATACTCTGGGAGCTATTGTGCGTGCGGTCAAGCCAGACGGTCGTCTCAAGCTGGATCGAATTGGCGGTTTCCCTTGGAACATGATTGAAGGAGAAAACTGTCTAGTCCATGTGGCCAGCAGTGGCAAGACTATCAGCGGTACTATCCTAGTTCACCAGACTTCCTGCCATGTCTATAAGGACGCTGGGACGGTTGAGCGAACTCAGGACAATATGGAAGTTCGTTTGGATGAAAAGGTGACAAGTGAGAAAGAAACTCGCGATTTAGGAATCGAAGTCGGTGATTTTATTTCCTTTGACCCCCGTACCACAGTTACCGAGTCAGGCTTTATCAAGTCCCGCTTTCTGGATGACAAGGTCAGCGCGGCTATTTTGATCAATCTTTTGCGCGTTTATAAAGAGGAAAATATTCAGCTTCCGGTGACGACTCATTTTGCCTTCAGTGTCTTTGAAGAGGTTGGTCATGGGGCTAATTCCAGCCTGCCTGAGCAAGCGGTAGAGTATTTAGCGGTTGATATGGGTGCGATGGGTGACGACCAGCAGACAGATGAGTACACAGTTTCCATCTGTGTTAAGGACGCTTCAGGCCCTTATCACTATGGCTTCCGCCAGCATTTGGTAAATTTAGCCAAGGAGCAGGACATTCCTTACAAATTGGACATCTATCCATTTTACGGATCAGACGCCTCTGCAGCCATGAGTGCAGGCGCAGAAGTCAAGCATGCTCTGCTAGGTGCTGGTATCGAATCCAGCCACTCTTACGAGCGCACGCATATTGATTCAGTTGTCGCGGCAGAGCGCATGGTGAATGCTTATCTGAGAAGTGGCTTGGTGGAGTAA
- a CDS encoding CocE/NonD family hydrolase, protein MKKKGLMRLLLSVLLFAPLALGQVVQADEASQANVESKEILHTEAVEKPSEPVSSVQQPAVLEVESKESSDSSRPEKQEGELVTAEKPAASSERAASSLESPPLAWAQDASLVPSSVPATAKGQDLSAYTGSLSNPALADKELTLQEAVDELLKWAAVNESQLGTSAQDRVNLAKSMGMIDKEADLTARVQGSNLQTMYAVAKRLHDAYRAEKKAPLFLNGRAQPIFPYSSGAKEDKDYSYEKSDIVRFPVYVETDHDTDGDGKRDLVKAIVQLPKAVAQGDFKASTILEARPYVAGTLDENYVTLESLNLPTNGSYDMKSLHNKPAKRQPVSSMSSIDAAKKAKASDWYYYSPYEGIYDYENLNWYDYFLVRGYAFVSSAGLGTKGSEGFNTTGSDLEVEAFKNIVEWVNGKRTAYTDKTSNIEIKADWANGKVGMTGLSWAGTTTFGVATTGVEGLRTIVPAAGIASWYDYFNSQGTAYSNPPYSDLSWLSLYVSTRMLDKDDWASIWNKYADYINQLNKDQKAHGRNYSQVWRERDYTLNSGKIKTSALLVHGLNDHNVKTKQFELMYDVLKKAGQNVKLYLHQGDHVHPAAISRGYGIKANNQDFYDLLNTWFSHYLYDVKNDVGKLPAVLAQNNYDPNKWTSYDNWKSTNRLILTAKSKRLEETISSDYAAAGIDTSKRDETVSQGSSKANMTFMTEVKEDTTIKGHIPVHFKAALAKGSGRNLQVNALLVDVSDQEFDVVGNGDTSDDSKAGDFWMGSNLSNLDVKNFATTKTKYKVIAKGWLNLANPESGYTPSSSEKSIKPKVGQFHDYTMYLQPNLYTVKKGHKLALVFNTYDPSDLTIKRQYAVTFKTDSISALVPTVEASRSQKADYVANSIDTEYANLPEILGEKLVAPEIREVPEYIFDRQEPQQEAPSVDLRGGRKEHVKGATDHVQQLGSQKVVPQVQQLPSQPEASQVEQVAVQQAPASLPKTGSHSEKGMFYLGLVLLVSTFGMSGLVKKYSHR, encoded by the coding sequence ATGAAAAAGAAAGGACTAATGAGGTTACTCTTATCAGTCTTGCTATTTGCTCCTTTGGCATTAGGCCAGGTTGTTCAAGCCGACGAGGCGAGTCAGGCGAATGTCGAAAGCAAGGAGATTCTTCATACAGAAGCTGTTGAAAAGCCTTCTGAGCCTGTCTCTTCAGTCCAGCAGCCAGCGGTTTTAGAGGTTGAAAGCAAGGAATCGTCGGATTCTTCAAGGCCAGAAAAGCAAGAAGGAGAGTTGGTCACTGCTGAAAAACCAGCTGCGAGCTCTGAAAGAGCTGCTTCGTCACTGGAGTCTCCGCCTTTAGCTTGGGCTCAAGATGCTAGCTTAGTGCCTTCTTCTGTGCCTGCTACTGCCAAAGGACAAGACCTGTCTGCTTATACGGGGAGCCTTTCAAATCCAGCTTTAGCTGATAAGGAACTGACCCTGCAGGAAGCAGTCGATGAGCTACTGAAATGGGCAGCTGTCAACGAATCTCAGTTAGGTACCAGTGCCCAAGATAGGGTGAATCTAGCTAAGAGCATGGGAATGATTGACAAAGAGGCTGATTTGACAGCTCGTGTACAAGGAAGCAATCTGCAGACTATGTATGCTGTTGCCAAGCGCCTGCATGATGCCTATCGTGCGGAAAAGAAAGCACCGCTCTTTTTGAATGGTCGGGCGCAGCCAATTTTCCCATACAGCAGTGGAGCTAAGGAAGATAAAGACTATTCGTATGAGAAAAGCGATATCGTCCGTTTTCCTGTTTATGTTGAGACAGATCATGATACGGATGGAGACGGAAAACGAGACCTCGTCAAGGCTATCGTACAACTTCCTAAAGCAGTAGCCCAAGGCGATTTTAAGGCTTCGACAATTTTAGAAGCTCGTCCTTACGTCGCAGGGACTTTGGACGAAAACTATGTGACCTTGGAAAGTCTCAATCTGCCGACAAACGGTTCTTATGATATGAAGAGTTTGCACAATAAGCCTGCTAAGCGCCAACCAGTCTCTAGCATGAGCAGTATTGATGCGGCGAAGAAGGCCAAAGCGTCAGATTGGTACTACTATAGCCCTTATGAAGGGATTTATGATTACGAGAATTTGAACTGGTATGATTACTTCCTAGTGCGTGGCTATGCCTTTGTTTCCAGTGCTGGTCTGGGTACTAAGGGTTCAGAAGGTTTCAATACAACTGGATCTGATTTGGAAGTAGAAGCCTTTAAAAATATTGTCGAATGGGTCAACGGTAAACGGACCGCCTACACAGACAAAACTAGCAATATTGAAATCAAGGCTGACTGGGCCAATGGCAAAGTTGGCATGACTGGTCTATCTTGGGCCGGTACGACAACTTTTGGTGTGGCAACAACGGGTGTAGAAGGCCTGAGAACCATCGTTCCAGCCGCAGGAATTGCTAGCTGGTATGATTATTTCAATAGCCAAGGAACAGCCTACAGCAATCCGCCATACAGCGATCTGTCTTGGCTATCACTCTACGTTTCAACTCGGATGCTTGATAAAGACGATTGGGCTTCAATCTGGAACAAGTATGCTGACTACATCAATCAGCTAAACAAGGACCAAAAAGCTCACGGTCGCAATTATAGCCAAGTTTGGCGGGAACGCGATTATACCCTAAATTCAGGAAAGATAAAGACTAGTGCCCTGCTGGTACATGGCTTAAATGATCACAATGTCAAAACCAAACAGTTTGAGCTTATGTATGATGTCTTGAAAAAAGCGGGACAAAATGTAAAACTCTATCTCCACCAAGGAGACCATGTCCATCCAGCAGCTATCTCTCGAGGTTATGGCATCAAAGCCAACAATCAAGATTTCTACGACTTGCTCAATACTTGGTTCTCTCATTATCTTTACGATGTCAAGAACGATGTTGGCAAGCTTCCTGCTGTTTTGGCACAAAATAACTACGATCCAAATAAATGGACGAGCTATGACAATTGGAAAAGCACTAATCGTTTGATTTTGACAGCTAAGTCCAAACGTCTAGAAGAAACCATTTCCAGTGACTATGCGGCTGCTGGGATTGACACTAGCAAGCGAGATGAAACTGTCAGTCAAGGATCTTCTAAGGCTAACATGACCTTTATGACAGAAGTCAAAGAAGATACGACTATCAAAGGCCATATTCCAGTACACTTTAAGGCAGCTTTAGCCAAGGGAAGTGGCAGAAATCTGCAGGTCAATGCGCTCTTGGTAGATGTATCAGACCAAGAGTTTGATGTGGTTGGAAATGGTGATACCAGCGATGACAGCAAGGCTGGTGACTTCTGGATGGGTAGCAATCTCAGCAATCTGGATGTTAAAAATTTTGCGACAACCAAAACTAAGTACAAGGTCATTGCTAAGGGCTGGCTAAACTTAGCCAATCCAGAATCAGGCTATACACCGTCTAGTTCAGAAAAGAGTATTAAGCCAAAAGTCGGCCAATTCCATGATTATACCATGTATTTGCAGCCGAATCTTTACACGGTGAAAAAAGGTCACAAGCTAGCTCTGGTCTTCAATACTTATGACCCTAGCGACTTGACGATTAAGCGTCAGTATGCAGTGACTTTCAAAACGGATTCCATTAGTGCGCTCGTACCAACTGTGGAAGCTAGTCGTTCTCAAAAAGCTGATTATGTAGCGAATTCTATTGATACAGAATACGCTAACTTACCTGAAATTCTTGGTGAAAAGCTAGTTGCACCAGAAATCAGAGAAGTTCCAGAATATATCTTTGATAGACAGGAGCCGCAACAAGAAGCTCCGTCAGTCGATTTGAGGGGTGGACGTAAAGAACATGTGAAAGGCGCGACGGACCATGTGCAGCAATTGGGTAGTCAGAAAGTGGTGCCTCAGGTGCAGCAATTGCCTAGTCAACCAGAAGCGTCTCAAGTGGAGCAGGTAGCCGTTCAACAAGCTCCAGCTTCCTTGCCAAAAACTGGTAGCCATTCAGAAAAAGGAATGTTCTATCTAGGCTTGGTGCTTCTTGTCAGCACATTCGGCATGTCTGGCCTCGTTAAGAAATATTCACATCGTTAG
- a CDS encoding CPBP family intramembrane glutamic endopeptidase: MTILSKIRPSQPLKELKWFDILVITLLMFGQFIYRSTELYLASFSTTATTAATETVSNTASEGAAFSSNFNLQLLMLVLTILYLLLRRFDFKQLPIRLTWSVLLWTPLIFVAVGFFGDIVMTLSGEYNYFDPTLWSYIDLLEIFRKFADLTPMTILYGLLNGFYEEFFFLGLMTSVKDKYKWWALAYSTIVRISFHTYQGMLWVLVIGVVYGLLYYFLYKYKVKNLLPFFLMHALADMFGSSLMYVLINWRS; encoded by the coding sequence ATGACTATTTTATCAAAAATCCGCCCATCGCAGCCTCTGAAAGAGCTGAAATGGTTCGATATTCTTGTGATTACTCTGCTCATGTTTGGTCAGTTCATCTACCGATCAACTGAGCTTTACCTAGCTAGTTTTTCAACAACAGCGACGACTGCAGCTACTGAAACGGTCAGCAATACAGCTAGCGAAGGCGCAGCCTTTTCTAGCAATTTCAATCTTCAGCTTTTGATGCTGGTCTTGACCATTCTCTATCTCTTACTGCGGCGCTTTGATTTTAAGCAGCTTCCCATCCGCCTGACTTGGTCGGTTCTACTCTGGACACCTCTGATCTTCGTAGCAGTAGGATTCTTTGGCGACATCGTGATGACACTGAGCGGCGAGTATAATTACTTTGATCCAACCCTCTGGTCCTATATAGATTTACTGGAAATTTTCCGGAAATTTGCTGATCTGACACCAATGACCATCCTCTATGGACTGCTCAACGGCTTCTATGAAGAATTCTTCTTTCTTGGCCTCATGACTTCGGTCAAGGATAAGTATAAGTGGTGGGCGCTGGCCTACTCTACTATCGTTCGGATTTCTTTCCATACTTATCAAGGAATGCTCTGGGTCTTGGTTATCGGAGTGGTCTATGGACTCCTTTACTATTTCCTTTACAAGTACAAGGTCAAGAACCTTCTGCCTTTCTTCCTCATGCACGCCTTGGCAGATATGTTTGGCTCCAGCTTGATGTATGTACTGATTAACTGGCGCTCCTAA
- a CDS encoding alpha/beta fold hydrolase, with amino-acid sequence MLFTIISVLVLIFTYHQICLTKEQKLLDNPSGRLVQVDGKKMNVYVTGQGEQTLVFLAGGGTTSPILDFRTLYSRLEKDYRIVVVERLGYGFSDDSQGDSRDIDTVLAQTRQALRKAEITGPYTLVAHSMAGLEALHWIAKYPEEVQGIIGLDMALPSSYTDLSLYPLAYKGLQMAANLGLSRVFYDADKQVPALASGDLTVEEKQVYKALFYRRPLANAVYEEVTQVKQNAELVSREKLPERPFLLFSSNGQGTGYSQGEWQSFQKDFAAAHSQTELILLDYPHYVHDYASDELAGKIKQFLK; translated from the coding sequence TTGCTTTTTACAATCATCAGTGTTCTGGTCTTAATCTTTACTTATCATCAAATCTGCCTGACTAAAGAGCAAAAATTACTTGATAATCCCTCAGGTCGACTGGTTCAAGTAGATGGCAAGAAAATGAATGTCTATGTAACTGGTCAAGGAGAGCAGACGCTGGTCTTTTTGGCGGGTGGTGGCACAACTTCACCCATTCTTGACTTTAGGACCCTCTATTCAAGATTGGAAAAAGATTATCGCATAGTTGTGGTCGAACGGTTAGGTTATGGCTTCAGCGATGACAGCCAAGGAGATAGTAGAGACATTGACACGGTACTTGCCCAGACGAGGCAGGCTTTAAGAAAGGCTGAAATCACTGGCCCATATACTTTGGTAGCTCACTCTATGGCTGGGCTAGAAGCGCTTCATTGGATTGCAAAATATCCAGAAGAAGTCCAAGGCATTATCGGACTGGATATGGCTTTACCGAGTTCTTACACTGATCTGAGTCTCTATCCTTTAGCTTATAAAGGCTTACAAATGGCTGCTAATTTAGGCTTAAGCCGGGTATTTTATGATGCTGACAAGCAAGTTCCCGCTCTTGCGTCTGGTGATTTGACAGTAGAAGAAAAGCAGGTATACAAGGCTCTTTTCTATCGTCGTCCATTGGCAAATGCTGTTTATGAAGAGGTCACCCAGGTCAAGCAAAATGCTGAGCTAGTTTCGAGGGAAAAGCTTCCTGAACGACCGTTCTTGCTCTTTTCTTCAAATGGCCAAGGGACTGGCTATAGTCAGGGAGAATGGCAGAGCTTCCAGAAGGATTTTGCAGCAGCGCATTCACAGACAGAGCTAATTCTACTAGACTACCCTCATTATGTGCATGATTACGCCAGTGATGAGTTGGCAGGAAAAATAAAGCAGTTTTTAAAATAG
- a CDS encoding ABC transporter ATP-binding protein — MIEFRDVTKDYDGKLALNQLNLTLESGEIVGLIGHNGAGKSTTIKSLVSVINPTQGQIFVDGKELSSNRLEIKKKIGYVADSPDLFLRLTANEFWELVATSYDMTTAEVEARLGELLAIFDFASHRYEVIESFSHGMRQKVFVIGALLSDPDIWVLDEPLTGLDPQAAFDLKQMMREHADKGNTVLFSTHVLEVAEQLCDKIAILKKGELIFYGTVEDLKAQHPDQSLETIYLGLAGRREEVSPDAL, encoded by the coding sequence ATGATTGAATTTAGAGATGTTACAAAAGACTATGATGGCAAGCTGGCGCTTAACCAGCTGAATCTAACCTTGGAAAGCGGTGAGATTGTCGGTCTGATCGGTCACAATGGAGCGGGTAAGTCAACGACCATTAAATCCTTGGTCAGTGTTATCAATCCGACGCAGGGACAAATTTTTGTGGACGGAAAGGAGCTATCCAGTAATCGTCTAGAAATCAAGAAAAAAATCGGCTATGTAGCTGATTCTCCTGACCTTTTCTTGCGCCTAACAGCCAATGAATTTTGGGAGCTAGTGGCGACTTCCTACGACATGACCACGGCAGAAGTAGAAGCTCGTTTGGGTGAGCTGCTGGCTATCTTTGACTTTGCTAGTCATCGCTATGAAGTAATTGAGTCGTTTTCACACGGTATGCGGCAGAAGGTCTTTGTCATTGGTGCCCTTTTGTCTGATCCAGATATCTGGGTCTTGGATGAGCCTTTGACGGGCTTGGATCCTCAGGCAGCTTTTGATCTAAAGCAGATGATGCGTGAGCATGCTGATAAGGGCAATACAGTTCTGTTTTCAACTCACGTTTTAGAAGTGGCTGAACAGCTATGCGATAAGATTGCTATTCTCAAAAAAGGAGAGCTGATATTCTACGGAACGGTTGAAGACTTGAAAGCCCAGCATCCAGACCAGTCCCTCGAAACCATCTATCTAGGTCTGGCTGGTCGCAGAGAAGAGGTGAGTCCAGATGCGCTTTAA
- a CDS encoding alpha-amylase, giving the protein MENQTLMQYFEWYLPNDGQHWNRLAEDAPHLASKGIRKIWMPPAFKATSSNDVGYGVYDLFDLGEFDQKGTVRTKYGFKEDYLNAIQTLKANGIEPMADVVLNHKAAADYKERFTVVEVDPNDRNIEISKPFEIEAWMHFTFPGRNKNYNDFEWHWYHFTGTDYDAQNNKSGIYLIQGDNKGWADDELVDNENGNYDYLMYADIDFKHPEVIQNLYDWAYWFIETTGVQGFRLDAVKHIDSFFMRNFIRDITAKYGEDFYVFGEFWNSDETANNDYLKNIEYRFDLVDVKLHHNFFDASIAGSDFDLRTIFDQTLAKNHPESAVTFVDNHDTQRGQALESTVEEWFKPAAYALILLREEGLPCVFYGDYYGISGEFAQESFQDVLDKLLDVRLNLAYGEQTDYFDDANCIGWTRQGKDDGQPIAVVVSNDQASSKRMLVGSQWAGREFSDYLGKSSQIVTIDEEGWGEFPVEEKSVSVWSVK; this is encoded by the coding sequence ATGGAAAATCAAACATTGATGCAATATTTTGAATGGTACTTACCAAATGATGGACAACATTGGAATCGCTTGGCGGAGGATGCTCCTCATCTAGCATCAAAAGGCATTCGCAAAATTTGGATGCCACCAGCTTTTAAAGCAACGAGCTCCAATGATGTCGGCTACGGAGTTTATGATCTCTTCGACCTAGGTGAGTTTGACCAAAAAGGAACTGTCCGCACCAAATATGGTTTTAAGGAAGACTACCTAAATGCTATCCAAACTCTCAAAGCCAATGGCATTGAACCCATGGCTGATGTAGTTCTTAATCACAAAGCTGCTGCGGATTACAAAGAGCGCTTTACTGTCGTTGAAGTGGATCCCAACGACCGAAACATAGAAATCTCAAAACCATTTGAAATAGAAGCGTGGATGCATTTTACTTTCCCAGGCCGCAATAAGAACTACAATGACTTTGAATGGCATTGGTACCACTTCACTGGTACGGACTATGATGCCCAAAACAACAAGTCCGGTATTTATCTCATCCAAGGAGACAATAAAGGCTGGGCGGATGATGAGCTAGTGGACAATGAAAACGGAAACTATGACTATCTCATGTATGCCGATATTGACTTCAAGCACCCAGAAGTCATCCAAAATCTCTACGACTGGGCCTACTGGTTTATCGAAACAACTGGCGTTCAAGGATTTCGTTTAGATGCTGTCAAGCACATTGACTCCTTCTTTATGAGAAATTTTATCCGCGATATAACTGCAAAATACGGTGAGGATTTCTATGTTTTTGGGGAATTTTGGAACAGCGATGAGACGGCTAATAACGACTATCTAAAAAATATCGAATACCGCTTTGATCTGGTTGACGTCAAGCTCCACCATAATTTCTTTGATGCTAGTATAGCTGGGTCAGACTTTGACCTACGGACGATTTTTGATCAGACGCTTGCCAAGAATCATCCTGAATCAGCCGTGACCTTCGTGGACAATCACGACACCCAGCGAGGACAAGCTCTGGAGTCCACCGTCGAAGAATGGTTCAAGCCAGCGGCCTATGCTCTTATCCTACTTCGAGAGGAGGGACTGCCTTGCGTCTTTTATGGTGACTACTATGGTATTAGTGGAGAATTTGCCCAAGAGAGCTTCCAAGACGTGCTGGACAAGCTCTTGGATGTCCGCCTCAATCTCGCTTACGGCGAGCAAACTGACTACTTTGACGATGCCAACTGTATCGGCTGGACTCGCCAAGGCAAGGACGACGGTCAACCAATCGCTGTTGTTGTCAGCAATGACCAAGCCAGCAGCAAACGTATGCTGGTCGGCTCACAATGGGCTGGTAGAGAATTCAGCGATTATCTGGGCAAGAGCTCTCAAATCGTGACCATTGACGAAGAAGGCTGGGGAGAATTTCCAGTGGAGGAAAAGTCAGTCAGTGTCTGGTCTGTCAAATAA
- a CDS encoding M20/M25/M40 family metallo-hydrolase, with the protein MKQYIQDIFDQSMAIESFTHTSSERKIEAFLQERIGEIPYFQEHPEQFGCYQIPNDFYNRSVNWALVKRDTADTVILFHHHDTVDIEDFGSLKDWAFDNQSLKEKLPSISSDSDLLADIASDKWQFGRGSCDMKAALALQLGVVERYSQTQSGQANLLYLSVGDEESYSQGMRAATALLAELKERFHLHYLLAVDSEPFESQSAEEKVLHVGTVGKLMPVVVTRGHPFAYRKSHSKGINALSLLAKVAEKIDLNPALSDMAYGERSPLPSWSYLRDLKENYDVSTVLRAAGYFSVLYLEKSPTELLATIKNLSQEAVDGFYQNYCQLQKVYEESKLVPKPRVLTYQELLQECQEKIGFEETLQQIYEEAQQALQEGASYQEISIQNIQKVLDFYDRKEALVVLAIAPPYYPSMNCRRLSDSPIRIDKVIQLYRDYLDKEVGCQLQVDEFFMGICDLSYCALEKPAAEYQDLIASMPVPENLYHLDFPEIAVNHIPGINLGPWGKDLHQLTERVYEQDMLETIPNFLLYLLENAQFFKV; encoded by the coding sequence ATGAAACAGTATATTCAAGATATTTTTGACCAAAGTATGGCGATTGAAAGTTTTACCCATACTAGTTCTGAGCGGAAGATTGAAGCCTTTCTTCAGGAACGGATAGGGGAGATTCCTTATTTTCAGGAGCATCCAGAACAGTTTGGCTGCTATCAGATTCCAAATGATTTTTATAACCGCAGTGTCAACTGGGCTCTGGTTAAGCGAGATACAGCTGACACCGTTATTCTTTTTCATCATCATGATACGGTGGACATTGAGGACTTTGGCAGTCTCAAAGACTGGGCTTTTGATAATCAGTCCCTTAAAGAAAAATTACCCTCCATTTCTTCAGATTCAGATCTTTTAGCGGATATTGCGTCGGACAAATGGCAGTTCGGTCGGGGCTCTTGCGACATGAAGGCGGCTCTGGCCTTGCAGCTGGGAGTAGTGGAGAGATATAGTCAGACACAGTCTGGTCAGGCCAATTTGCTCTATCTGTCGGTCGGAGATGAGGAGTCCTATTCTCAAGGCATGCGGGCAGCAACAGCCTTGCTTGCTGAATTAAAGGAGCGCTTCCACCTTCATTATCTTCTGGCCGTGGATTCTGAGCCTTTTGAGAGTCAGTCAGCGGAGGAAAAGGTGCTTCATGTAGGAACAGTTGGAAAGTTGATGCCAGTTGTCGTGACTCGAGGGCATCCTTTCGCATATAGAAAGAGCCACTCGAAGGGGATCAATGCCCTGTCCTTGCTAGCCAAGGTTGCTGAAAAAATTGACCTTAATCCGGCTCTGTCTGACATGGCCTATGGCGAACGCTCGCCCCTGCCATCTTGGTCCTATCTGCGCGATTTGAAGGAAAATTACGATGTGTCAACAGTGCTGCGTGCTGCAGGCTATTTCAGCGTCCTTTATCTAGAAAAGAGTCCAACAGAGCTGTTGGCGACCATAAAGAATCTTAGTCAGGAAGCAGTGGATGGCTTTTATCAAAACTACTGTCAGTTGCAGAAAGTTTATGAAGAAAGCAAGCTTGTACCAAAACCACGCGTGCTGACCTATCAGGAATTACTGCAAGAATGCCAAGAAAAAATCGGTTTTGAAGAAACTTTGCAGCAGATTTATGAAGAAGCCCAGCAAGCCTTGCAAGAAGGCGCATCCTATCAGGAAATCAGCATTCAAAATATCCAGAAGGTTCTAGATTTCTACGACCGTAAGGAAGCTTTGGTTGTCTTAGCAATCGCACCGCCTTATTATCCATCCATGAATTGTCGCCGTTTGTCAGACAGTCCGATTAGGATTGACAAGGTCATTCAACTTTATCGAGATTATCTGGACAAGGAAGTTGGCTGTCAACTCCAAGTGGACGAATTTTTCATGGGAATTTGTGACCTTAGCTACTGTGCCTTGGAGAAGCCTGCCGCTGAATACCAAGATTTGATTGCCAGTATGCCTGTACCTGAGAATCTCTATCATCTGGATTTCCCAGAAATTGCGGTCAATCATATCCCTGGTATCAATCTTGGACCATGGGGCAAGGACTTGCATCAGCTGACTGAGCGTGTCTATGAGCAGGACATGCTGGAAACCATTCCTAATTTCTTGCTCTATCTGCTGGAAAATGCTCAATTTTTCAAGGTTTAA
- a CDS encoding MIP/aquaporin family protein, with protein sequence MMKEIFGEFLGTLLLLLLGNGVVAGVVLPKTKSHNSGWIVITMGWGIAVAIAAFVSGNLGPAHLNPALTIGVALKGDLPWASVLPYILAQFAGAMVGQFLVFLQFKPHYLAEENPANVLGSFSTGPAIKDTFSNLISEILGTFVLVLTIFALGLYKLQAGIGTFAVGTLIVGIGLSLGGTTGYALNPARDLGPRIMHSLLPIPNKGDGDWSYAWIPVVGPIIGAVLAVVVFSLF encoded by the coding sequence ATGATGAAAGAAATATTTGGCGAATTTTTAGGAACACTGCTCTTGCTCCTTCTGGGAAATGGAGTGGTCGCTGGTGTGGTTCTTCCCAAAACCAAGAGTCACAATTCAGGTTGGATTGTGATTACCATGGGATGGGGGATTGCCGTTGCCATCGCTGCTTTTGTATCTGGCAACCTTGGCCCAGCCCATCTGAACCCTGCCCTAACTATCGGAGTAGCTCTGAAAGGTGATTTGCCTTGGGCATCTGTTCTTCCTTACATCCTTGCTCAATTTGCAGGTGCTATGGTCGGACAGTTCCTCGTCTTCCTACAGTTCAAACCTCACTATCTAGCTGAAGAAAATCCGGCTAACGTTCTGGGTTCATTCAGCACAGGACCAGCTATCAAAGATACCTTCTCTAACCTGATTAGTGAAATCCTTGGAACTTTTGTTCTTGTACTCACTATCTTCGCTCTAGGACTTTATAAGCTGCAAGCAGGCATTGGCACTTTTGCAGTTGGAACACTGATTGTCGGAATTGGTCTCTCACTTGGTGGAACAACAGGCTATGCCCTCAACCCTGCTCGTGACTTAGGACCTCGCATCATGCACAGTCTCCTTCCGATTCCAAACAAAGGTGATGGCGATTGGAGCTATGCTTGGATTCCGGTTGTCGGACCAATCATTGGTGCCGTCCTTGCGGTAGTAGTCTTCTCCCTATTTTAG